A genomic window from Slackia heliotrinireducens DSM 20476 includes:
- a CDS encoding MetQ/NlpA family ABC transporter substrate-binding protein, whose amino-acid sequence MDISRRKFVGLSFAAAGSVAMGSFMTGCGSAGGEAAAEKTDVVIGLRSDGIDQYLVVEDEIKATGLNPSYVLFDDSVQPDVALAEGSIDCNWYQHEPYMQSYNAENGTEFVMIQPKTAAPLFAMYSSTHKSVDEIPDGATFGMCNDTTNQDRGLHLLESLGLISLPADVEVPSIYDITDDLNPRGFKFIEAEMQVLPQSMADVDAICLAAAHIVNAGMDASSYIAASDDAETYAVGFVVRPEDADAEWAKTLAEAVQCDDLATYFAEEKQGTMVPMWQ is encoded by the coding sequence ATGGACATTTCTCGCAGGAAGTTCGTCGGCCTCAGCTTTGCCGCCGCTGGCTCTGTGGCCATGGGCAGCTTTATGACAGGCTGCGGCTCAGCGGGTGGCGAAGCTGCCGCCGAAAAGACTGACGTCGTTATCGGCCTGCGCTCCGACGGCATCGACCAGTACCTGGTCGTGGAGGACGAGATCAAGGCTACCGGCCTGAATCCCTCCTATGTTCTGTTCGACGACTCCGTCCAGCCCGACGTGGCTCTGGCCGAAGGCAGCATCGACTGCAACTGGTACCAGCATGAGCCCTACATGCAGTCTTACAACGCCGAGAACGGCACGGAATTCGTGATGATCCAGCCCAAGACTGCAGCGCCTCTGTTCGCCATGTACTCTTCCACCCATAAATCGGTCGATGAGATTCCCGACGGCGCAACCTTCGGCATGTGCAACGACACCACGAACCAGGACCGCGGCCTGCATCTTTTGGAGTCCCTGGGTCTGATTTCCCTGCCCGCCGATGTCGAAGTTCCCAGCATCTATGACATCACCGATGACTTGAACCCCCGCGGCTTCAAGTTCATCGAGGCCGAGATGCAGGTGCTTCCCCAGTCCATGGCTGACGTCGACGCCATCTGCCTGGCTGCTGCGCACATCGTGAATGCCGGCATGGACGCTTCCTCCTATATCGCAGCCTCCGATGACGCCGAGACCTATGCTGTGGGCTTCGTCGTTCGTCCAGAGGATGCAGATGCCGAGTGGGCCAAAACGCTGGCCGAGGCCGTTCAGTGCGACGACTTGGCCACCTACTTCGCCGAGGAGAAGCAGGGCACCATGGTGCCCATGTGGCAGTAA
- a CDS encoding methionine ABC transporter permease, whose protein sequence is MSLANFTFYDIVTILVIPAFAATVRMVFISGILATIFGFIIGVVLVVTEKGGLCENVVVNRILDVIVNIVRSFPFIILIVSIIPLTRLIVGSSIGEAAAIVPLTIAASPFIGRIIQNALKEVDPALIEAAQSFGASRLQIIVSVMLKESVPAIVSGLILAIINLLGCTAMAGAVGAGGLGAIALTYGYQNFNDQVMYTICVVLIILVAFIQYFGEWIYRRLK, encoded by the coding sequence ATGTCTCTTGCGAATTTCACCTTCTACGACATCGTAACGATCCTTGTGATCCCGGCTTTTGCCGCAACTGTGCGCATGGTGTTCATCTCGGGCATTCTGGCTACGATTTTCGGCTTCATCATCGGCGTCGTGCTTGTCGTCACCGAGAAGGGCGGCCTGTGCGAGAACGTCGTGGTCAACCGCATCCTCGACGTCATCGTGAACATCGTCCGCTCGTTCCCGTTCATCATCCTCATCGTGTCCATCATCCCGCTGACACGACTGATTGTAGGATCGTCGATCGGCGAGGCCGCTGCCATCGTGCCGCTGACCATCGCGGCGTCGCCCTTCATCGGGCGCATCATCCAGAACGCATTGAAAGAGGTGGACCCGGCCCTCATCGAGGCCGCCCAGTCCTTCGGCGCGTCCCGCCTGCAGATCATCGTGTCCGTCATGCTCAAGGAGTCGGTGCCGGCCATCGTGTCGGGCCTGATCCTGGCCATCATCAACCTGCTCGGCTGCACCGCCATGGCGGGCGCTGTGGGTGCGGGCGGCCTGGGCGCCATTGCCCTGACCTACGGCTACCAGAACTTCAACGACCAGGTCATGTACACCATCTGCGTGGTGCTCATCATCCTGGTCGCCTTCATCCAGTACTTCGGCGAATGGATCTACCGCAGGCTGAAGTAA